From Bacillus basilensis, a single genomic window includes:
- a CDS encoding DUF4046 domain-containing protein has protein sequence MQAKAVQIEEIYQEILDGKRSRFPPNTWKEDSNRELSKRVTKYLIETILKWNEEDIKQKWNTPLIIKYRLLGALKHGYDNSPYKMIEDLYPNRFKEWEFGMAPLNFWTKEKALEVLKWTVEEKEKLSKVELLKFYSKKWLEKNKLSAPLVMYWNGSPYAMINSLYPNKFKEWEFSMTPNKFWTKEKALVALRWTIEEKEKLTSFQLLQVYSVKWLTIHKLISPCQIFWNNSPYSMINELYPGQNKEWEYKFTPTGFWTEKKALEALKWTIEEKEKLTEEQLLSIYTQRWLIKHKLWTPLRRYWKGSPYNMLNTLYPNRYAKDMLKGYKNK, from the coding sequence GTGCAAGCGAAAGCAGTGCAAATAGAAGAAATCTATCAAGAAATATTAGACGGTAAAAGAAGTAGGTTTCCACCGAATACATGGAAAGAAGATAGCAATAGAGAGCTATCTAAAAGGGTCACAAAATATTTAATTGAAACAATTTTAAAATGGAATGAAGAGGATATTAAACAAAAATGGAATACGCCTTTAATTATAAAATATCGATTACTCGGCGCGCTCAAACATGGTTATGATAACAGTCCCTATAAGATGATTGAAGACTTATATCCTAATAGATTTAAAGAGTGGGAGTTTGGTATGGCACCATTAAATTTTTGGACTAAAGAAAAAGCTCTTGAAGTATTAAAATGGACTGTTGAAGAAAAAGAAAAGCTAAGTAAAGTAGAACTACTCAAATTCTATAGTAAAAAATGGTTAGAGAAAAATAAACTCAGTGCACCATTAGTTATGTATTGGAATGGTAGCCCTTATGCAATGATAAATTCTTTATACCCTAATAAATTTAAAGAGTGGGAATTTAGTATGACTCCTAACAAGTTTTGGACTAAAGAAAAAGCATTGGTAGCATTAAGGTGGACTATTGAAGAAAAAGAAAAATTAACTTCTTTTCAATTATTACAAGTTTACAGTGTAAAATGGCTTACTATTCATAAATTAATTTCCCCTTGTCAAATATTCTGGAATAACAGTCCGTACTCCATGATCAATGAGTTATATCCTGGTCAAAATAAAGAATGGGAATATAAATTCACACCTACCGGATTTTGGACTGAAAAAAAAGCATTAGAGGCGCTGAAGTGGACTATTGAAGAAAAGGAAAAACTAACAGAGGAGCAATTACTATCTATTTACACACAAAGGTGGTTAATTAAACATAAGTTATGGACACCATTAAGAAGATATTGGAAAGGAAGTCCATACAATATGTTAAATACTTTATACCCCAATCGTTATGCAAAAGATATGTTAAAAG
- a CDS encoding Ger(x)C family spore germination protein: protein MKKKFNYMRFYLALLGTLLLLFLTGCWSSKEIEELSLTAGIALDKGKESIIEKEDEEGRYPKRNLITATYQIVSSQAQSKGNGQQKRYINVSETGDSIHQIIREFSLKRESTMFSPHLKNIVISDSLLRTYSLEQLLEQYLRDNEVRLSCMILISKGLAKEVLESNKNGEIPAFRLSGIADNRNRTTRILPPVSLAKLGGKMRSGSSFLLQNVISINGETKFAGAAVIKGKTKKLMGFLNEQELEGVVWINGKRNGGVVKTFDKESKKLIIYEVKSIKSKIIPHVNGNNISFDVNIESEGRLSENWMQSGKDFESEFLKREEKAIEKEVKHLVHHVTKKIQKEYQVDIVGFGNQLRIKHPRTWEKVKKDWDRTFSKVPIKYHINVTIQDYGASSLKR from the coding sequence GTGAAAAAGAAATTTAATTATATGCGGTTCTATTTGGCTTTGTTAGGGACGCTTTTGCTTCTATTTTTAACAGGATGTTGGAGCAGTAAAGAAATAGAAGAGTTGAGTTTAACTGCAGGTATAGCACTAGATAAAGGGAAGGAGTCAATAATTGAGAAAGAGGATGAGGAAGGAAGGTATCCAAAAAGAAACCTCATAACAGCTACTTATCAAATTGTTAGTTCGCAAGCGCAAAGTAAAGGGAATGGACAACAAAAACGTTATATAAATGTTTCTGAGACCGGTGATTCCATTCATCAAATTATTCGTGAGTTTTCATTGAAAAGAGAGAGCACAATGTTCAGCCCACATTTAAAAAACATTGTTATTAGTGATAGTCTTTTACGTACATACAGTTTAGAACAATTACTTGAACAGTATCTCCGTGACAATGAGGTTCGGCTTAGCTGTATGATCTTAATTAGCAAGGGTCTAGCGAAGGAGGTACTGGAATCAAACAAAAACGGAGAAATCCCAGCATTTCGTTTGTCTGGAATTGCAGATAATCGAAATAGAACAACAAGGATTTTACCTCCTGTATCGCTCGCTAAATTAGGAGGAAAGATGCGGTCAGGATCCAGTTTTCTTTTGCAAAATGTAATCTCAATAAATGGAGAAACAAAATTTGCAGGAGCTGCTGTAATTAAAGGGAAGACAAAAAAGTTGATGGGCTTTTTAAATGAGCAGGAATTGGAAGGAGTAGTATGGATAAATGGAAAAAGGAATGGTGGTGTGGTAAAAACTTTTGATAAAGAATCAAAGAAACTTATTATATACGAAGTAAAGTCAATAAAAAGCAAAATCATACCACATGTTAACGGAAATAATATTTCCTTTGATGTAAACATTGAATCAGAAGGACGTTTGTCTGAAAATTGGATGCAATCAGGAAAAGATTTTGAAAGTGAATTTTTAAAAAGAGAAGAAAAAGCTATTGAAAAAGAAGTAAAGCACTTAGTACATCATGTTACAAAAAAAATACAAAAAGAATATCAAGTCGATATTGTGGGTTTTGGCAACCAATTAAGAATTAAACACCCGAGAACATGGGAGAAAGTCAAAAAAGATTGGGATCGAACATTTAGTAAGGTACCGATTAAATATCATATAAATGTAACTATACAAGATTATGGAGCGTCAAGTTTAAAACGATGA
- a CDS encoding spore germination protein yields the protein MITIPKDRITTSQAVVIIVNYILGTGILTLPRASVEKVKTPDVWLSVILGGILAMVSGVIMVKLSQQFPNKTFYQYSQDIVGKWIGRLLSFLIIGYFLTTSAFQIRSMAEVISFFLLEGTPTWAIVMPFMWIGLYLIMSGINSIARMFEIIFPITIFIFLLISFMSIGIFEIDNLRPVLGLGIKPVIDGIKTTSLAFTGPEIMLILLVFMEQRNKAVKAILVGISIPLIFYVITVVMVIGALSIDGVVTRTWPTIDLMRSFEISGLIFERFESLLLVIWIMQIFATYTISYYAAALGLAQLFKKSIHPFIFALIPIIYIIAMTSKNINHLLKLGDMLGNAALFLFGLLPLLLLIIKRLKGGIV from the coding sequence GTGATTACTATACCTAAAGACCGAATAACAACTTCACAAGCAGTTGTTATTATTGTAAATTACATACTTGGAACAGGAATCCTCACTCTGCCCAGAGCATCTGTAGAAAAAGTGAAAACACCAGATGTATGGCTAAGTGTGATATTAGGTGGGATACTCGCAATGGTTTCAGGAGTAATTATGGTCAAATTAAGTCAGCAGTTTCCAAATAAAACATTTTATCAATACAGTCAAGATATTGTAGGGAAATGGATAGGCAGGTTGCTTAGTTTTCTTATTATAGGGTATTTTCTTACAACTTCAGCCTTTCAAATTCGTTCAATGGCAGAAGTAATAAGCTTTTTTTTGCTGGAAGGAACCCCCACATGGGCTATTGTTATGCCTTTTATGTGGATAGGTCTTTATTTGATTATGAGTGGTATTAATTCAATTGCACGGATGTTTGAAATAATATTTCCTATTACTATTTTTATTTTTTTACTCATTTCCTTTATGAGTATCGGAATATTCGAGATAGATAATCTCCGTCCCGTATTAGGTTTGGGAATTAAACCAGTGATAGATGGGATAAAAACAACGTCTCTCGCATTTACAGGACCTGAAATCATGTTAATTCTTTTGGTGTTTATGGAACAACGAAATAAAGCAGTAAAAGCTATTTTAGTTGGAATTTCTATTCCGTTAATCTTTTATGTAATAACTGTTGTAATGGTCATTGGTGCATTATCAATTGATGGGGTTGTAACAAGAACATGGCCAACAATTGACCTTATGCGCAGTTTTGAAATTTCTGGTTTGATATTTGAACGTTTTGAGTCTTTACTGCTTGTAATATGGATTATGCAAATATTTGCTACATATACAATTAGTTACTATGCAGCTGCATTAGGATTAGCGCAACTCTTTAAAAAGAGTATTCATCCGTTTATTTTTGCTTTGATTCCAATCATTTACATCATTGCTATGACTTCGAAAAATATAAATCATTTGCTTAAATTGGGGGATATGCTCGGTAATGCGGCTTTATTTTTATTTGGTTTACTGCCACTGCTCCTTCTTATTATTAAGCGATTAAAAGGAGGAATAGTGTGA
- a CDS encoding spore germination protein, producing MSWWKSRDKQVKKNNIQSKTKQGYKPSQNATVHFTNDFASNLELIKQQIGHNSDVRFRKFNIGRTDIQAGIIFVDGLSDKEIIDKHIMKLLMDDFSDEYKNESSYVEGTVSKEYIKNKVLTISEVAEVHYIKDLISKVLIGSTALLIDGLADVFILGTTKANKRNMEEPVSEALVRGPRVGFTEVLSDNTSLLRRHCADENLSLVKLPVGERAKKELVVAFIKDLASTELVEEIKNRIQKIDIDSVLESGYIEQLIEDNYLSPFPQIQNTERPDRVISALMEGRVAILLDGTPFVLIAPVTFSMLLQSPEDYYERWIPGTLLRLLRFMTAFVSLFAPALYISFISFQPGLIPTKLAISIIGSREGVPFPALIEALIMEVAIEVLREAGLRLPKPIGPAMGIVGGLIIGQAAVEAGIVSPIMVIVVAVTAISSFTIPQYSVGITLRILRFVAMFCAAIFGLYGVILFFLLLCSHLVKLKSFGVPYTSPAVPYRFSDWKDFMVRMPLKIMRRRPKIMHTKKTIRKR from the coding sequence ATGAGCTGGTGGAAGTCAAGAGACAAACAAGTGAAAAAAAATAATATTCAAAGTAAAACGAAACAAGGGTATAAACCTTCTCAAAATGCAACCGTTCATTTCACAAATGATTTTGCCTCTAACTTAGAACTTATAAAGCAACAAATCGGACATAATTCTGATGTTCGCTTTCGGAAGTTTAATATTGGACGCACAGATATTCAGGCTGGGATCATTTTTGTTGATGGTCTATCAGATAAAGAGATAATTGACAAACATATTATGAAATTACTAATGGATGATTTTTCTGACGAATATAAAAATGAATCTTCTTATGTGGAGGGGACTGTTTCAAAAGAATATATTAAAAATAAAGTTCTTACAATTAGTGAAGTAGCAGAAGTCCATTACATAAAAGATTTGATATCCAAAGTATTGATAGGTTCAACAGCTCTTTTAATTGATGGTTTAGCAGATGTGTTTATTCTTGGTACAACAAAAGCAAATAAACGAAACATGGAAGAACCAGTATCGGAGGCATTAGTCAGAGGTCCACGGGTGGGGTTTACTGAAGTATTAAGTGACAATACCTCACTTTTGCGACGGCATTGTGCGGATGAGAACTTATCATTAGTAAAGCTACCAGTAGGAGAGCGTGCAAAGAAAGAGCTAGTTGTCGCATTTATTAAAGATCTTGCTAGTACAGAATTGGTGGAAGAAATAAAAAACAGGATTCAGAAAATTGACATAGATAGTGTACTCGAATCTGGTTACATAGAGCAACTCATTGAAGATAATTATCTCAGTCCTTTCCCGCAGATTCAAAATACAGAACGACCTGATCGTGTTATTAGTGCTTTGATGGAAGGCCGAGTAGCTATTTTGTTAGATGGAACACCATTTGTTTTAATTGCTCCAGTTACATTTAGTATGCTGCTGCAATCACCAGAAGATTATTATGAAAGGTGGATTCCTGGTACGCTTCTCCGCTTATTACGCTTCATGACAGCTTTTGTTTCATTATTTGCCCCAGCACTGTATATTTCTTTCATTTCATTTCAGCCAGGATTAATTCCCACTAAGCTCGCTATTTCTATTATCGGATCGCGAGAAGGAGTGCCTTTTCCCGCTCTAATAGAAGCATTGATTATGGAAGTGGCTATTGAAGTTTTACGGGAAGCAGGTTTACGTTTGCCTAAACCTATTGGACCTGCAATGGGAATTGTGGGCGGGTTAATAATTGGTCAGGCTGCCGTAGAAGCAGGAATTGTTAGCCCAATAATGGTTATCGTTGTTGCGGTAACAGCTATTTCTTCTTTTACTATCCCGCAATATAGTGTGGGAATTACGTTACGCATTCTTCGTTTTGTAGCTATGTTTTGTGCTGCGATATTTGGCTTGTATGGAGTTATTCTCTTCTTTCTTTTACTTTGCAGTCATTTAGTGAAACTGAAAAGTTTTGGAGTTCCTTATACTAGCCCTGCTGTTCCGTATCGATTTAGTGACTGGAAAGATTTTATGGTTCGCATGCCATTAAAAATAATGAGACGTCGGCCAAAAATAATGCATACAAAAAAAACTATCCGCAAAAGGTAG
- a CDS encoding response regulator, which produces MYFYIVDDEKAVRSMLAQIIEDEDLGEVIGEAEDGLSLEQYMPILKNIDILFIDLLMPIQDGIKTIRQIKPSFKGKIIMVSQVESKELIAEAYSLGVEYYIIKPINRIEVLTVVRKVIERIRLEKSIKNIQESLNTVLKLDSNSSAQEKYRNEKHLNTFNHFQNSIHFLLSELGIASESGSKDLMDMLDYLYKYEQDNTLEQGFPSLKEIFMNLAQKKLGDSAEDTELKRFIEASKQRIRRAIYQSLNHLASLGLTDFLNPKFENYASRFFDFTTVRRKMTELNNEPTLPARIDTKKFIQVLYFEAKRIHLELR; this is translated from the coding sequence ATGTATTTTTATATAGTAGATGATGAAAAAGCGGTTCGCTCAATGTTGGCTCAAATTATCGAGGATGAAGATCTTGGAGAGGTTATAGGAGAAGCTGAGGATGGTTTATCTTTAGAGCAATACATGCCAATCCTTAAAAATATAGATATTTTATTTATCGATTTGTTAATGCCGATTCAAGATGGAATAAAAACAATTCGTCAAATAAAGCCTTCGTTTAAAGGGAAAATCATCATGGTCTCTCAAGTAGAATCAAAAGAATTAATTGCTGAAGCTTATTCACTTGGCGTTGAATACTATATTATTAAGCCAATTAACCGGATTGAAGTATTAACAGTTGTTCGGAAAGTCATTGAAAGAATTCGTTTGGAAAAATCGATAAAAAACATTCAAGAATCGCTTAATACGGTACTAAAATTGGATAGTAATTCAAGTGCGCAAGAAAAATACCGTAATGAAAAACATTTAAATACTTTTAATCATTTTCAAAATTCCATTCATTTTCTTTTGTCTGAATTAGGAATAGCCAGTGAAAGTGGAAGTAAAGATTTAATGGATATGCTAGATTATTTATATAAATATGAACAAGATAACACGTTGGAACAAGGTTTTCCCTCACTAAAAGAGATTTTTATGAATTTAGCTCAAAAAAAACTTGGGGATTCAGCTGAAGATACCGAATTAAAAAGGTTCATAGAAGCTTCCAAACAACGGATTCGGAGAGCAATTTATCAATCATTAAACCATTTAGCATCCCTTGGACTTACTGATTTTTTAAACCCGAAGTTCGAAAATTATGCTTCTAGATTTTTTGATTTTACTACCGTAAGGAGAAAGATGACAGAATTGAATAATGAACCAACATTACCTGCTCGTATTGATACGAAAAAATTTATTCAAGTTCTTTATTTTGAAGCAAAACGAATACACTTGGAATTAAGATGA
- a CDS encoding HAMP domain-containing sensor histidine kinase → MIILNLSNLVKKDIYILVLMILTVPLVGEIKSFPLNETFRMSFGAPTFFFFLLLFRRVPAFLPGFLTAIVVVVFRISMDVIIKGNMDWLAAFHTHYPSFFFYFTYSYLFHLAKIKRFYHQPLMIGLIGCIIEILSDCVELMIQYFVLKTSITSEAINEIIVIACSHSFIVLSFFNMMKLYEAQSRERHIKKQNEHMLMLISNLYEDAVHLKKTLQDAENITKKSYDLYKTLDSFEHKQMDFQFQDLRQQALQIAGEVHDVKKDNQRIFAGLSKLISDESFTDYMSVHELVNIIIRANTKYAQLLEKDIQFVYKIDGVHSHYHIYTILSIINNIVTNAVEAIQGMGTITIDINKDHHFVEFQIGDNGPGISSKYKDSIFEPGFTSKYDDLGNPSTGIGLSYVKEMVEQLEGDVTLEDRTEGKGSIFIIRLGIDHIISKG, encoded by the coding sequence GTGATTATTTTGAATCTTAGTAATTTAGTAAAAAAAGACATTTATATTCTCGTTTTAATGATACTTACAGTACCCTTAGTAGGTGAAATAAAGTCATTTCCCTTAAATGAAACATTTAGAATGAGCTTTGGTGCACCAACATTTTTCTTTTTTTTGTTATTGTTTCGACGAGTTCCAGCATTTTTACCGGGTTTTTTAACAGCGATAGTCGTTGTAGTATTTCGTATCTCAATGGATGTCATTATAAAGGGAAATATGGATTGGTTAGCCGCTTTTCATACTCACTATCCTAGTTTTTTCTTTTATTTTACGTATTCGTATCTCTTTCATTTAGCAAAAATCAAACGTTTTTATCATCAACCACTAATGATTGGTTTGATTGGTTGCATTATTGAAATATTGTCAGACTGTGTGGAATTAATGATTCAATATTTCGTATTAAAAACATCGATCACATCCGAGGCAATAAATGAGATCATTGTTATCGCATGTTCCCATAGTTTTATAGTTCTAAGCTTTTTCAATATGATGAAATTGTATGAAGCGCAATCAAGGGAGAGACACATAAAGAAACAAAATGAACATATGCTTATGCTCATCTCTAATTTATATGAAGATGCTGTTCATTTAAAAAAAACATTACAAGATGCTGAGAATATAACAAAAAAATCCTATGATTTATATAAAACCTTAGATTCTTTTGAGCATAAACAGATGGATTTTCAGTTTCAGGATTTAAGGCAACAGGCATTACAAATTGCTGGTGAGGTCCATGATGTTAAAAAGGATAATCAACGTATTTTTGCGGGGCTTTCAAAACTAATTTCTGATGAAAGTTTTACAGATTATATGTCTGTACATGAACTGGTAAATATCATTATACGGGCGAATACGAAATATGCACAGTTACTAGAGAAAGACATTCAATTTGTGTATAAAATTGATGGTGTACATTCTCATTATCATATTTATACAATCTTATCTATTATAAATAATATCGTTACAAACGCTGTAGAAGCTATCCAAGGTATGGGAACCATCACAATTGACATTAATAAAGACCACCATTTTGTTGAATTTCAAATAGGCGATAATGGTCCCGGTATTTCTTCAAAATATAAAGATTCAATTTTTGAGCCTGGTTTTACTTCTAAATATGATGATTTAGGCAATCCATCGACAGGCATCGGACTATCGTATGTTAAAGAAATGGTCGAACAACTTGAAGGTGATGTTACGCTTGAGGACAGAACCGAAGGAAAAGGATCAATTTTTATAATTAGATTAGGGATTGATCATATAATTTCGAAAGGGTGA